CTACTTGCATGGAGGTTTTGTAATCGAAATCACGTTCTTGGGTAAACTTTTTGAACGCCGCCACCATCTCGTCGGTCACTTCGAAATTGATATCGGACATGGGATGATCGGCAAGCCATTTAACGGCGAAGTCGAAGAACATCGACTGCCGCTCCAGATTGATCTCGATCGGGGTCAAATAATCAGCTTCGACCTCGATATCCGGCACGATACCGCCGCCGCCGTAAACTATCCGACCGCCGTTGGTGTAGTATACTTCTTTCTTTCTGGTTTCGAGCGAGTCAGATCCCGCCTCCAGGTCCGCTTCTGCCTGACTGCCGTGTTTGGCTTGTCGCTCCGGTTTCTGGATGCACCGTCCGGACGGCACATAATAACGAGCGGTGGTGAGTTTCAAATGTTTTGAGCCATCCGGGGTAATAGGGAAGAGCCGCTGCACGAGACCCTTGCCGTAGGTAGTGCGTCCCATGACAACGCCGCGATCCCAGTCCTGTATCGCTCCCGAGACGATCTCCGAAGCCGACGCCGTTCCTTCGTTCACTAATATGACCAGCGGTTTGTCCGGGAAAATGGGCGGACGTTCGGAATAAAGATGCGTTTCACTCGAAGGATCCTTACCGCGTGTCGAGACGATTTCGCTGTATTGTTTCAGGAACAACTCCGCCGTTTCTTTGGCCTGATCGAGCAGACCGCCGCCGTTGGAACGAAGGTCCAGAATCAAGGCCGAAACACTGTCGTTGTTGAGTTCGGTGATAGCCTCGCGCAACTCGTGTGAGGTTTCTTCGGCGAACCGGTTGAGACGAACATAACCGATATCCGTTCCCTGGATGACGCCGGAGTAGTTGACCGATTTCAATTCGATCACGGCCCGCTCGACATCGAACTCCATGACATCCGCGATGCCGGCCCGTTTAATCATCAGTTTGACCGAAGTGCCGGCCGGGCCGCGCATCAGGTCGGCCCCTTCGGAAGTGGTCAGTCCTTCGGTATCAACCGTATCTATTTTCATGATAATGTCACCGGCCCGGAGCCCCTTGCGGTAGGCCGGGGTGCCCTCGATCGGAGAAATGATGACGATTCGGTCGTCGCGCGAGTCGATCTGCATGCCGAGGCCTTCATACTTGCCCCGGGTTTGTTCCATCAGTGATTCATACTCGTCTTCTTCCATGAGGACCGAATAACGATCGAGATTCTCCAGCATACCACGGATTCCGGCATTGATGATATCATCCGAGTTGACATCCTCCATATACCGGGAACGAATCTCGTAAGCGGTATTGGTCAGAGAGCGGATATCACGGAGAAAAGTATCTCTGCTGTTCTCATCGGTATCCATCGTCTTGGGAGGAATTTCCACGTCTATATGAGTGGTGTCGGCCCAGATCTGATTGTCGCGGTTGGCTGCTTCACCGGAGCCGAAGTGCCAGATCATTGCCAGCGCAAAAATAGTAATTCCAAAAAGCTGTACCGTATAGCGA
This is a stretch of genomic DNA from Candidatus Zixiibacteriota bacterium. It encodes these proteins:
- a CDS encoding S41 family peptidase; translation: MIRYTVQLFGITIFALAMIWHFGSGEAANRDNQIWADTTHIDVEIPPKTMDTDENSRDTFLRDIRSLTNTAYEIRSRYMEDVNSDDIINAGIRGMLENLDRYSVLMEEDEYESLMEQTRGKYEGLGMQIDSRDDRIVIISPIEGTPAYRKGLRAGDIIMKIDTVDTEGLTTSEGADLMRGPAGTSVKLMIKRAGIADVMEFDVERAVIELKSVNYSGVIQGTDIGYVRLNRFAEETSHELREAITELNNDSVSALILDLRSNGGGLLDQAKETAELFLKQYSEIVSTRGKDPSSETHLYSERPPIFPDKPLVILVNEGTASASEIVSGAIQDWDRGVVMGRTTYGKGLVQRLFPITPDGSKHLKLTTARYYVPSGRCIQKPERQAKHGSQAEADLEAGSDSLETRKKEVYYTNGGRIVYGGGGIVPDIEVEADYLTPIEINLERQSMFFDFAVKWLADHPMSDINFEVTDEMVAAFKKFTQERDFDYKTSMQVALEDLTETINDEEKLDLFQPTLDSLSSLIEAQKDEDFKKSNDYIKRAIKREILSSIGGQKGMYEGLVLKTDPAVLKAIELLEHPGEYTELITEGRKDVAKAEVTNEE